In the Brettanomyces nanus chromosome 1, complete sequence genome, GGTAAATATCAGGGCACTTGGGTGCCGTTGCCTCGGGCCACTGAATTAGCCAAGCAATTTGGTGTCTTTGGCGATTTGCATTCTCTCTTAGAGTACAAGCAAGTCAATggttcttcatctcctcctCCCGCTCCGAAGCACCACCATGCCTCTGGCGGTGCCCGTGGAAAATCGGCTGCTGCTAAGGCACGCCGATCGGCCACGATGCCTGCTGGTTTGAGTCGTATAAAGAGAACTACATCCTTGATGGGTAAAGAAGCCGGCCCAATTCCTGCTAAACGATCATACAGCTCCATCTCCGACAAGCGATCTacaaagaggaaaagaactttgaaagCGCCTAAGAGGACCTTAAGTAATTTGAACACTCCAGCTAGTATTGCTAGTATTGCAAGTATTGCAAGCATATCAAACCCACCTGCTTCCAGTGCTAGTAGCACGACTCCTCATATTCAAACGTCATCAGATTCAGAAGTCTCTGTGAACTTTGAAAGCGAATCAGATGCTCCTGCAACAGGCCCATCACACAACTCCAGTGCACCCATCACCCACAATCTGTCAGAAGCTTCATCTCCGGAGGATTTCCTGAGTGATGCAGATCTCGATAAAGCTTTAGTAGCCGGTGATAATAAGCGGCAAACTAAATCGTCCAATCAAATTAGGCAACAAATCCAGCTTCCTGAACATGAAACCGACCCCAAAAAGATATACGCACAGAAATTATTAGAGTATTTTTTGTCGTCAGAGGACAACGGTAATACACCACTTCCGTCCTTCATTACCAGCGAATATGGTACATATGATCTTAACCAGCCTATAGACAAGGATGGAAATACAATTTTCCACTGGGCTTGCGCCATGggagatttgaaaatgTGCGAGGCATTACTTAATCGTGGTTGCAACGCTAGGGCGTTGAACAACAAGGGGGAGGTGCCGATAATGCGGTCAGTGATGTACACAAATTCGTATTCGAGACGAACATTTGCCAAGATGTTGGATCTTCTTAGAGATTCACTCTTGGATGCAGATACCCATGGGAGGACCATCCTTCATCACATTGCACTATCTACCAGTTGCCACAGCAACCTTCCCGCCGCCAGATATCACACGGAGATTCTTCTTACGAAGGTTGCAGAAATTGTGCAACCCAtggaaagaatcatcaatttcattaATCAACAAGATGACGAGGGTAACACATCATTGCACATCATGAGCTACAACGGTGCTCGCAAATGTATTCGCATTTTATTAGGCTATAACGCTAGAATAGACATTCCAAATTCCCGAAATGAATATGTCAGTGATTACTTATACAACAACAATCTCCTTGCTACATCTGGAGACCGACCTACTGGAGCTAGAGAGTTGGGAGCCTCTGGGCCTGCTGGAATCTCTGTTGGTGCTGTTGGTAGCAGCTTTACTGGCTCTCGACCTGGTCAAAGCTTGACAGGGGACTCATTCAATCACCTTCGACCCTTTAACCCATCATTTGGGGCTCAGCGACAGCTACAACCCCCAGGAAAAtcgattctttcttcgaaTAGAAACGATGTGGGCTCCCCATCTCAATTAGGATCGGGATTCATAACCTCCAGCTACCTTACAATTCCTCATTACTCGGAAGCTGCCATGCAAGTAACACAACAGTCCGGAGAAATAGTAGATAAATTATCGCAACTCGCCAATTCTTTTGATGCCGAGGTGCAGCAGGAGGATAGCGACGCCAAGGAGTTGCATGTCATTCTGCTCCAACTGGATCAGGATATTACCAAGACGGAAATGggtatcaaagaaatattaCAATCTGTTTTTGAAAATATTGAGGTTGATCCCTCCTCACAGGCTTCCCGTGAGGCCATGAACACGGTTAAGGAGAGAGCTGATGCAATCAGATCTGAATACCAGGTGAAAATTGATCAATTACACAAATTGATCGAAAGATCGCAGGCCCGGGACTTGGCCAGCATTGTgcagaaagaggaaaagaaggatctGAACAAGATAGAAGAGTCGGATAAATCCGATAAACATAACGAACAAGCTGCgaatgaagaggaagataaGGAGGCAATAGAGCTCGTAGTGGAATTGACCCAATTACAACTTATTCGCAAGCTGACCGTTAATGACTTGGTAGGATTGTACGCTAATGCTTCCAAGAACACCGAGACTATTAACAACTATAGGCACTTGGTGTCAAAGCTCTCCGGTGTTCCTCTGAATGAGGTGGACGAAAGCTTGGACGGCATTGAAGAATGTCTCAAGGATGATGCAGCTTGAATTGATATCTAATATATGTATTATAATACCTTGTATTCTAATGATAGAAGttaatgaaaagaagttgagagAGACCATAAGCTCTGCCCGGTACCGGGATGCAGTCGCATTTTCCATACTTACTGATAACCATCCGGTTTCCTACAATTTTTTTCGATACTTCCAACTTCTTGCTTTCCTTGGGTTATTTTGATATCTACAGCCATGCCGTACGAACTAGCCCCTACTGAAGAGCAGTTTATCATTTCTACGCCTACACCAGGCTCCTTGAGGTATGTGGCATGCATAATGCGTACACCTCGGGCCTTAGTAGAAGATCCATACGCAAACAACCTCGCTCCTGCAACACATAGATGTGCTATATTGATGCACGGTAACAATAGTCACAAGAATTTCTGCTTCGCCGTTAAATTGGCTCAGGACCTCTCCGATAAGCTGGGAATGTATTCGATAAGATTCGATTTTCGAAATTGTGGAGACTCCAGTCCGAATGGTAGAGATGGTCGTACCGTCGAGGAGGATATAGAGGATATCGAGGCAGTATACCAATACGTTAAGAATGGCGGATTCAACAATATCAAGTTGATGGTTGATTTGATGGTTGGCCATTCAAGAGGAGTTGTTGATATGTTTGAATGGGCCTTGCACCATAACGATGACGAGCATTATGTTCCGGCAATGGTCGCTGCTTCGGGACGTTTCATTGGACAAGGACTTGTGAACCGGATCCGGGAGAAATATCctgattttgagaagagtGGCGGTCATACACAACCTGCTATCATCAAGGGTCAATATTCAAAGATATGGGTTCCCGCCTCAGAGACCCATAACCTTGGGGGATACGATATGGATGATGTGAGCGAAATTAACGGTGACACAGAAACACTCTGCATCTACGGTACACGAGATGAGATCATTCCTTTACAGGATGCGGCCATGTATTCTAATGCACTTAGTGGCCGAAATAAACTTGTTTTGATAAGTGATGTCGATCATCGGTACTACGGGGTGACAAAAATATCTGCAGAAGATGCCACCGACAATTCTCATCCTTACTGCGAACGCAGTGGAGTATTAGATTACAATCAAGATGTGGTAGACATTATTATTGACTTTTTAAACCATGAGAGTGGTCGTAAACGGTTTTAcatgaagaacaagatgATTCACAGATTCTTGCCGAGATGGAAAAAAGTAGAAGGAGTGACCAATTTTAGAGATATTGGTGGTTATCTGTCTACTACAGGCAAGCATGTTCGTTATAACATGATGTATAGATGTGCAGATCCAGGCTCGATTACAGAGAACGGTATAGCAGAGTTGAAACGACTAGGTATAACGACAGTGTTTGATTTAAGATCCACGTATGAGCGTGGTGACAGTGGTATGATTGATGCGGAAGGTATTACAAATATACACGTTCCATTATTTGGAGACCAGAGTTTGGCACCTTCCGAAGCTATGATGTTCTATACAAATTTGATGACATCATGGTTCACCTTTGTGCACGTCTATTCTGACATTCTACGTGTTGCAGCTCCTCAATTTAAGCAGATCTTTACCCATATTAGAAATCATCGGGGCGAgccatttcttttccactGTACGGCGGGTAAAGATCGTACTGGAGTATTGGCTATGCTATTACTTCGATTGCTTGGAGTGCCTGAACCAATAGTGTCTAGAGAGTACGAAATGACCGAGTATGGACTTCTGCCAGCTAGACCTAGAATGGAGAGAAAGTTTATGAAGTCATTGGAAGAATCAGGAGACTACGAAAGCCGCAAAACGTTCTACAAGGTGATCAGCAAAGGCCGAAAAAACTGGTCCCTACAAAAAGACGGTTTCGACAACTTACTTTCTGCAAGGTACGAGGTGATGATGGAGACTATTCTTCACTTAGACCAGGAGTATGGCAGTGTGGATGCTTACCTGGAGAACCAGGTTGGACTTGACCATGATGATTTGGCAGAGATTAAAATGAGTCTTCTCGTAGAATGATCTATTCATTTGCATTCGACGAGCTCTCCTCGTATTACCGTGTTCCCCCGCGTTTCGCTGATAACCGAGAGGGTTTACGCTGCTCGGCTTCTGTTAAAGCCCCTCATCACACGCAGAGCCGGTCCGGTAcaggagaaaaaaattttcggGCCAACTTTTCACTATTTGAGTCAGACTCTGTCCGATTGGATGAGAACCTGGGTTAATGATCTTTATAAGAGACAAATAAGCAGAGGCTTTCGTATATTGTTCAGTTAgttctatttatttattcacAGGCTATCTTACTATGTTCAAAAGATGTCGTGTAGTGTTACAGAAGGCACTTAAGGATGAGGTTCGCGGACCAAACTCATCGTATTCCAATATGCTCAAAGATCCGTCTACGAAGTACTCTGGATTCCAAGCTATATATCTTACCGATAGGACGTGGCCCAACAATCACATCAAAAAGGCTCCTAGGTGGCTTGCCACGGATTTGCGAGATGGTaatcaatctcttcctgACCCCATGTCTATAGAGCAGAAGCAGGAGTACTTCAAGAAGCTGGTACAAATCGGgttgaaagagattgaagtGTCTTTTCCCTCAGCGTCTCAAACGGATTTTGATTTTACTCGATGGGCTGTGAAGAATGCTCCAGAAGATGTTGACATTCAGGTTCTTGTACAGTCCAGAGAGCGTTTGATTAGAAGAACCATTGATTCTCTTGAAGGAGCCAAGCGGGCCATTGTTCACACGTATTTGGCAACCTCCGATCTTTTTAGAAACGTCGTGTTTGGAATGTCTCGTAAGGAAGCCTTAGAAAAAGCAGTGAGAACGGCCAAGTTTGTTAGATCTCTTACCAAGGACGACGCATCCCAACAAAGAACCAACTGGACCTATGAATTCTCTCCAGAATGCTTCTCCAGCACTCCTACCGAATTCGCCGTGGACATCTGTCGAGCAGTGAAGGATGCCTGGGAGCCTACTTTAGAGAATCCaatcattttcaatttgCCTGCTACAATCGAAGTGTCCACCCCTAACGTCTACGCAGACCAGATTGAATACTTTTGCCGCCACATTGGAGATAGAGATCGTGTGGTAGTCTCTCTTCACTGTCATAATGACCGTGGTTGCGGTGTGGCCGCCACAGAACTCGGTCTTCTTGCTGGTGGTGACCGTATTGAAGGTTGCCTATTTGGAAATGGTGAACGTACTGGTAATGTTGACCTTGTGACACTTGCTCTGAATCTGTATACCACTGGTATCTCACCTGATTTGGACTTCTCCGACATGAAGTCTATCATTGATGTAGCTGAGCGTTGCAACAAGATCCCCGTTCATCCACGTGCTCCTTATGGTGGATCTCTAGTCACTTGTGCGTTTTCTGGTTCTCACCAGGACGCCATTAAAAAAGGCTTTACAGCACAGGAGAAGAGACGTACTGAAGGTGACAATTCTTGGCAGATTCCTTATTTGACTTTAGATCCACAGGATATTGGCCGTAACTATGAAGCCGTTATTCGTGTGAATTCTCAATCAGGTAAAGGTGGTGCTGCCTGGATCGTGCAAAGAAACTTGGGTCTCGATCTTCCTAAACCTATGCAGATCGATTTCTCCAGCATTGTTCAGGACACTGCCGATGGCTTGGGTCGTGAATTGAAGGCCAACGAAAttatttctttgcttcAGAGCCATTATAATGTTGACAACTGTGCTAATAACTCAATTGCCGTGAAGGATTACAACTTCCATAAGATTTCTGAGCAGAGTACACACCTTGATGCCATAATCGATTTTGATGGTACCGAAATAGCCATTCATGGAGAGGGTAATGGTCCTATTTCATCCTTCCTTAACGCTTTATCGAAAGCTCTTGGCATCGAAATGGAAGTTGAAACATACGCTGAGCACTCTGTGGGTCAAGGTTCTAAGACCAAGGCTGCTACGTATGTCAAACTTTCTTGTAACGGTGTCACAAGATGGGGTATTGGAATGCACGAGTCTATTACTAGGGCTTCTGTCAACTCTCTTGTCTCTTGTGCCAACAGTCTCATTAAGGCTCGTGCTCTTTCGGAGGATTCTGTGAAGACCGAGGACGGATTTGCAGAAACAATCGAGAAAAAGGTCAAGGCTAAATTCTAAGCTATTTCTCTATTATTCCACATGTTAATATAAACAAACACAGTTAGAAAGAATTACGTAGTTCAATCAATTAGGTCTTAAAAACTCGGCAATTTTAGCCCATCACGGCATTCCTCTGGAATCGGCTGATTATTCAAGTTGGGGAGTTGTAATTGACCAACTTCCCAATATTGAGGATGTTTCCGGTAGTACTTGATCCATGACTGAAGCTTGATTTCGGCTTCCTTTTCATCCAATCCTCTCAAATCAAATGTCCATTGATCTTTACGGTGGAAGCATCCATTCACAAACACTCTAGAGTAATCATGTCCGGCAAAGAGATGATATCTTCCGTGATCAGGTCCATATATGTCCCGTCCATAGGATACGTCAAATACTGTACCATTTACCGAGACATATATCGGCAAATTGGTATCGGTACCATTGTAAAGTGCCAATTCGTCAGTTGTAAACAAGATTGATTCATGCGATATCAATTGATGCTGGACAACAAACTTATAATACTGAGAGTTCAAGTATTTTCCTGTGTAGCCCCAGGTACTAGTACCCGTAAAAACATACGAGAGAATACAGCAGAGGGCAAGGACTCCGCCTAAAAATTGAACAAAGTCCAAAATAGTGAATCTTGATCTCGGATCCTTCTTCTGTGGCATTTTTGTATTTAAAATGGAATTACGTCCGTAAAAGAACTAGTGATAAGGTCTAAGTTCAATAGTTCGGACTTTTcactccttcttcaaaaccCTCAATACTTGGcattggtttctttttgttttgcTGCTTCAAGgagtctttttttttcatggggtgaaaaatttcgaGGAATTAAAATTTCCCTGAAAAACTCATCCTCATTCCACCTTCCCAGCTTGATACATgttttttcctttttgttATTCAACCATCCATATAGACAGTACGATTTAATCTCTAGGTTCTGACCGCGTTATGCGGTTTCCCTGGTTTTCATAGATTTAATACGTGATTCATGGGTGGTAAGAGTATCGTTATGCCGTTAAGAACTCGTCTGGATGTTTTGCAGATTCTGCAGATCGCTGAAAGTTGAGTGTCATATGGCCTATACATTTCTAACTAACCTTTTTAAAAACCTGTATTTATCTCGTCAATTAGTGTTCTATTAAATATGCCTTAGCGCTCACTGAGCATCTTGttcctcttctctcttctcttgagTCTctcaagcttctttctatgCATCTTAGTGGCAAGTCTTTCATatctttccttctcttcctgcttctctcttctttctttaattCTATCAATCTTGGCTTTTCTCTCGCcctctttttcttctttcagcTCTTTGAGTTTGGCCTTGAATTGCCCGTCTTTTAatttttgttcttctctgtcCTTCCAGGAACTATGCACTCCTAATGACCTTATTCTGaaaactttcttctctttcttccaccacTTTCCACTGACCCTAGCACCTCTTCCAGGATCTTCAATCACTTCTTTCTTAGCTGTTTTGCTTGTACTTTGTTTTCCAATAGCCATCGTTGTATTAAAAGCTATCGAAGAAAGAAGTGATTAATAGAAGTgtcaatgaagaagaaaatataaTGAAATCTTTTTGTTTGCACAgcctcatcctcatcctcgAAGCTCAAAGCTCGATGCTCGATGCTCTCGAATCCAACCCCTTATCTTTTTTCGACCCACTTGAAGTATCCACAATTGTACTCATCCAACTGTTTACCAGTATCATCGGCAAGACCCTTCTTGTCAAAATTCCACGTCTCGTTCTTGGTTTGTCTGGAACAACACCAAAATCGTTTGCCAACGTTACCACTGTTTGAATTCTTGACGGTTCTCAACGCACATCTTTCATTATGAGAGCATAACGGGGccgaagaaaaagaactgGTCCTCAACAAATCTCTGAACTCGGTGGCACTTATAGAGCTTTTGTGCTTTTCTTGATTATTATCCggttcatcttcctcatcagaaTCACCAACAAATAATCCACTAGATGAAGGTGGTAGATATAAATCATTTTCTGTAGGGGTCTTTTTTATGATAGAGAAAAATCTTGTAAGACTCCTCTGACTCTTCACTGTTCTCTTCCGACTCACATACACCGAACTTGAGCCTGACTTTGTCTTTTTCGCTTGATTTCCACTAACCACATCCTCTTGATGATGCTTCTCAGGCTTTCTAAAAAAAGACGAAATACCCCTACTATTTCCCAAACTGTAGTAATTTTTAGCCTCCATGTGTCTGCAATTGCACTTAGTAGTGTAGGTATTTCTGTTTGCCAATTGCTCAATTATCTTTGTGTTCAGCTCCAAATCACAATAGATCGGACAATGATCACTACCATAGAGATCCCGCCAAATATCAGAATTTCTAGCACACGATGCAATCCCAGAGGTAGCTAAGAACAGGTCAATTCTGGAACCAATATTAACCGGACGATTGTTCTTAAGAGTGTTCCATACACTGTACATCTTCAGTCGTCGTCCCTGAATTTCTCTGGTTATATCATGAATAATCTTATCTTTACTTTCATTCTCCACCAATTTAGTGGTATCGAATAGGTAACTATTAAGCAATCTTCGAGCTTCAGTATTATTCTTAAAGCTGAGTGCTTGAGCTTTATTGATATTTTCAAACTCAGAAGCAGTCTCAGACTTCTTTATTATACCCTGGATAAATCCTTCATTGATCGAGTCATCGTTATCTATCAAATCAGGAGAGACATTGATATCCCCCATGATGACAACTTCTTTCCCcattttcatcaaattctctgctctttcaaagagacATCTTAGAAAAAGGAGTCGGAAgttttctccttcctccGTCAGTCCTGAATTAGCCGGACAATAAACTGATATAATCACCAAGCCAATCGCTAATTCTATTAATATGCACCTTCCCTCGCTATCCAAGTGCCGCCCATCCACAGGGTCCTCTAAAGCTGGAAACCCCCCAATGCACATATCCTTGTACttatcatcaattgaaCAATCTCTATAAGATTTTCGGGCTCTTTTCAGGTGGAAATATCCTGTAATTCCCTCCTCAGCCTTGACGACAGTCAACGCGCGTTTCACCATATCGGAATCTTGATCTGTTGGTTTACGTACAAACACTCCGACTCCACTGTAGCCTTTACGGGATTGAGGAACAGTAATGAAAGCCTTGTAATCGGTAGGATTGGCTATACTGACATCAATATCTTCTCTCTGCAATTTgagttcttgaaaagtCACTATATCTGCCTTCATGAAATGCAATGCGTTATCATAGCCTGGCCTCTGGTTCCAAGGATAATAGTTTTTCAAGGTCTTAACTCCGTTGACATTGAATGAAACCAACCTTAAACTAGTATTAGAAAACTTACTTGGTATATCAATGTCTCCCATCCCAACTGAACCCAATATGCAGATTGAAATATCGTTGAGAGCAATAGCCGGGTGGCCAGTGAGTGAGTGCATCGCGTGCCTCAACGCGTCTTTAAAACACTAAGGAAAAAATTCGCTGACATCCCGATCAAGTATCATTCTTGATTACCTTTACAAATGTTAAGGATCCCGAGGATGTATTGAATTTAGATAAAAaataatgaaaaaagagaacaCAAAATCAAATGCAATAGTGTTCTCGAGCAATTGCGGGAAATAGTCGCTTACTCGCTCTTAGCGTAGACAACATCGACTGGTACACCAGCATCATTGAAAGCGACAGCAAATCCAACAATATCCTCACCCAATTCGGCAGTGGAGTTGGTATCTCTCTTGTAGATGGCTCTGTTTCTCTCAAAGCTTCTCCATTGCCAGCGTGCATCggcatcagcatcagcatcagcatcagcatcggCATCGGCATCGGCATCAGCCTCTCTCTTGTAAATGGCTCTGTTTCTCTCAAAGCTTCTCCATTGCCAGCGTGCgtcagcatcagcatcagcattGGCGACAGCATCGGCATTTGGAGCAGGGGCTGACATGACAGCAGAAGCGAAAA is a window encoding:
- a CDS encoding uncharacterized protein (MEROPS:MER0211610~EggNog:ENOG41) codes for the protein MPYELAPTEEQFIISTPTPGSLRYVACIMRTPRALVEDPYANNLAPATHRCAILMHGNNSHKNFCFAVKLAQDLSDKLGMYSIRFDFRNCGDSSPNGRDGRTVEEDIEDIEAVYQYVKNGGFNNIKLMVDLMVGHSRGVVDMFEWALHHNDDEHYVPAMVAASGRFIGQGLVNRIREKYPDFEKSGGHTQPAIIKGQYSKIWVPASETHNLGGYDMDDVSEINGDTETLCIYGTRDEIIPLQDAAMYSNALSGRNKLVLISDVDHRYYGVTKISAEDATDNSHPYCERSGVLDYNQDVVDIIIDFLNHESGRKRFYMKNKMIHRFLPRWKKVEGVTNFRDIGGYLSTTGKHVRYNMMYRCADPGSITENGIAELKRLGITTVFDLRSTYERGDSGMIDAEGITNIHVPLFGDQSLAPSEAMMFYTNLMTSWFTFVHVYSDILRVAAPQFKQIFTHIRNHRGEPFLFHCTAGKDRTGVLAMLLLRLLGVPEPIVSREYEMTEYGLLPARPRMERKFMKSLEESGDYESRKTFYKVISKGRKNWSLQKDGFDNLLSARYEVMMETILHLDQEYGSVDAYLENQVGLDHDDLAEIKMSLLVE
- the LEU4 gene encoding 2-isopropylmalate synthase (Alpha-isopropylmalate synthase) (Alpha-IPM synthetase) — its product is MFKRCRVVLQKALKDEVRGPNSSYSNMLKDPSTKYSGFQAIYLTDRTWPNNHIKKAPRWLATDLRDGNQSLPDPMSIEQKQEYFKKLVQIGLKEIEVSFPSASQTDFDFTRWAVKNAPEDVDIQVLVQSRERLIRRTIDSLEGAKRAIVHTYLATSDLFRNVVFGMSRKEALEKAVRTAKFVRSLTKDDASQQRTNWTYEFSPECFSSTPTEFAVDICRAVKDAWEPTLENPIIFNLPATIEVSTPNVYADQIEYFCRHIGDRDRVVVSLHCHNDRGCGVAATELGLLAGGDRIEGCLFGNGERTGNVDLVTLALNLYTTGISPDLDFSDMKSIIDVAERCNKIPVHPRAPYGGSLVTCAFSGSHQDAIKKGFTAQEKRRTEGDNSWQIPYLTLDPQDIGRNYEAVIRVNSQSGKGGAAWIVQRNLGLDLPKPMQIDFSSIVQDTADGLGRELKANEIISLLQSHYNVDNCANNSIAVKDYNFHKISEQSTHLDAIIDFDGTEIAIHGEGNGPISSFLNALSKALGIEMEVETYAEHSVGQGSKTKAATYVKLSCNGVTRWGIGMHESITRASVNSLVSCANSLIKARALSEDSVKTEDGFAETIEKKVKAKF
- a CDS encoding uncharacterized protein (BUSCO:EOG09341AUS); amino-acid sequence: MHSLTGHPAIALNDISICILGSVGMGDIDIPSKFSNTSLRLVSFNVNGVKTLKNYYPWNQRPGYDNALHFMKADIVTFQELKLQREDIDVSIANPTDYKAFITVPQSRKGYSGVGVFVRKPTDQDSDMVKRALTVVKAEEGITGYFHLKRARKSYRDCSIDDKYKDMCIGGFPALEDPVDGRHLDSEGRCILIELAIGLVIISVYCPANSGLTEEGENFRLLFLRCLFERAENLMKMGKEVVIMGDINVSPDLIDNDDSINEGFIQGIIKKSETASEFENINKAQALSFKNNTEARRLLNSYLFDTTKLVENESKDKIIHDITREIQGRRLKMYSVWNTLKNNRPVNIGSRIDLFLATSGIASCARNSDIWRDLYGSDHCPIYCDLELNTKIIEQLANRNTYTTKCNCRHMEAKNYYSLGNSRGISSFFRKPEKHHQEDVVSGNQAKKTKSGSSSVYVSRKRTVKSQRSLTRFFSIIKKTPTENDLYLPPSSSGLFVGDSDEEDEPDNNQEKHKSSISATEFRDLLRTSSFSSAPLCSHNERCALRTVKNSNSGNVGKRFWCCSRQTKNETWNFDKKGLADDTGKQLDEYNCGYFKWVEKR
- a CDS encoding uncharacterized protein (BUSCO:EOG09344ST8); the protein is MAIGKQSTSKTAKKEVIEDPGRGARVSGKWWKKEKKVFRIRSLGVHSSWKDREEQKLKDGQFKAKLKELKEEKEGERKAKIDRIKERREKQEEKERYERLATKMHRKKLERLKRREKRNKMLSER
- a CDS encoding uncharacterized protein (EggNog:ENOG41), producing MPQKKDPRSRFTILDFVQFLGGVLALCCILSYVFTGTSTWGYTGKYLNSQYYKFVVQHQLISHESILFTTDELALYNGTDTNLPIYVSVNGTVFDVSYGRDIYGPDHGRYHLFAGHDYSRVFVNGCFHRKDQWTFDLRGLDEKEAEIKLQSWIKYYRKHPQYWEVGQLQLPNLNNQPIPEECRDGLKLPSF